The genomic interval CCTGCTGGCCGCCGCACATGACGCGGCCAAGGATCAGAGCTATTTTTTGAGTCTCGTGCCACGGGCGCGGCTGGCGCAGGCCTGCTTTCCCCTGGCTGATCAGGATAAAACCCGCACCCGCGAAATTGTGGCGCAGGCTGGTCTGACTGTGCCCCTGCCCGGTGAGAGTCAGGATATCTGCTTTGCCCCGGCTGTGGGGGCTTCCGCAGATATGGCGTCGGGCGGCGGTTCCGTTTCCGAGGCGTATCGGCCATTTCTTGAGCGCCACTGGCAGGCGGCGTCCATCGCGCCTCCCGGCCCTGGCCCTGTTGTTTTACGGAATGCGGACGGCACACAGCGGGAGATAGCCCGCCATAAGGGCCTCTGGCGCTATACCGAAGGGCAGCGCAAGGGCCTGGGAATAGCCCACAGCGAGCCCCTGTACGTGCTTGCCAAGGATGGCCTTGCCAATACGCTGGTTGTGGGGCCGCGCGCCTTGTTGGGCGTCACCCGCTGCACCACGGGCATCGCCAATGTGGCCTTGCCTATGCGCTGCTGGCCGCATGAAGTTTTGGTGCGTCTGCGCCACAGGCACAGGCCCGCGCCCGCCAGCGTGCGTCTGGATGTGGAGGGCCGCCTTGAAATAGCGTTTGCCGAGCCACAGTTTCCTTCCGCCCCCGGACAGGTCGCCGCTGTCTATGACGCCGCAGGCCGCGTGCTGGCTGCGGGAATAGTGGAATTTATGGAATAGCCCGGTGGGGGAGCGTCTACCCGTAGCGGCCAGAAAATTTCAACGTGTATTGTGTAAAAGGCTCCGTGTGGTTTTGCCGCACGGAGCCTTTTACGTAGCATTGGAACCCCCGCATCAAGCCAGAAAGCATCCTGTGCCACGCTAAACTACTATAAGAGTTTTAGGGGGTGGGGGTGTGGGGGAGGAGACCCTTTTTATAGCATCTAACTTTGAAAAAGTTAGATGCTATAACGCTGCACGAGAGTGCGGCGCGCCACAAAGTGGCGTGGATTCTGTCGGAAATCGCATTTTCGACAGAATGACAACTTTGAAATGTGAAGCATTTCAAAGTTAATCTGGTCTAAAACGGGTCCCTCCCCCACAAAGCATCTTTAAGGAAACGCTGATTTATTCCGTTTGGCGGCGTTGCTTCATTTTTTTTGAAACAGTCGAGGACGGAAGAGTCCACTCCTGCTTCAAAAAAAGATCGCGCCTCGCCAAACGAAATAACTGCGCGTTTCCAGAAGGCTCTTTAATCAGTGCTTTCCGAAAAGCATTTACTGTATCTCTCCTCCACAAGGCCCCCTCAAATACCCGTAGCTCTAGCGGCCCCAGAGGCGCAGCAGGGGGCTGGCCGGCAGGAGCTGATCCAGGGGCATGTCCACCTTTTGTGCTCCAGCGGCCCATGGGGCGACCTGATAGGGCTGAAAATTGATGCGTATGCCCTGCGGGGTCAGGGTCAGGCTGGCGAAGTTTTCCGGCACGGGGTTAAGGCCGGTGCGCAGCATCTGTTCCTGCCGCATGCCGCCCAGGCGGCGTGAAAGTTCCTTGTATGCCCATGTGGACATGAGGTGCAGGGCCGCGTCCGGGTCTTCAAAAAGATCCACCAGGCCCAGGCGCTGCCCTGTGAGCAGGCTGTAGTTCAGGGTCATGACGTCCAGATTGCCGTGGGCCCCACCGGTGTACGTCCATACTTCGAACGTGATGCTGAGGCCAGCGGGGGAGGGCGACGAGACGCTGTACGACCCCCAAAGTTCATATGGCGCTCGCTCGCCGTCGAGTCCCGCTCCTGCCGCGAAGTTGCCGTTGCTGCAGCTTTGCTCAAAAGCGGTGGCGATGCCTGTGACCCATTGGCGTATGTCGCTGTCTATCTGCTTGCTGCCCACAGAGGGGTAGCG from Desulfovibrio sp. carries:
- a CDS encoding tRNA-specific 2-thiouridylase; translation: MAVSNTTASPCTVAVAVSGGVDSLCALVMLQQAGHKVLALHGLFLPEAELAPPPGLEDACAALGVPLHVADLRQIFQREVLAPFAAAYAAGRTPNPCALCNRAIKFGALLDAAQKLGAHKLATGHYARLVSAPEEESESQETTGHTAHLPLLAAAHDAAKDQSYFLSLVPRARLAQACFPLADQDKTRTREIVAQAGLTVPLPGESQDICFAPAVGASADMASGGGSVSEAYRPFLERHWQAASIAPPGPGPVVLRNADGTQREIARHKGLWRYTEGQRKGLGIAHSEPLYVLAKDGLANTLVVGPRALLGVTRCTTGIANVALPMRCWPHEVLVRLRHRHRPAPASVRLDVEGRLEIAFAEPQFPSAPGQVAAVYDAAGRVLAAGIVEFME
- a CDS encoding DUF3298 and DUF4163 domain-containing protein, encoding MAYYLRQNVSPSPITGYQGIISMPRLLSFLLLALLLGERAAEAARMPGQQTLSPSQAQEFTATADLTETGAAHEPTTPTEATGHARSDDSVKPGAPSQEHAVNQAGEHAGDQAAPEDQSARDNAAAIISGSRKPGIIEHQLVRDQSGGPVINIRYPSVGSKQIDSDIRQWVTGIATAFEQSCSNGNFAAGAGLDGERAPYELWGSYSVSSPSPAGLSITFEVWTYTGGAHGNLDVMTLNYSLLTGQRLGLVDLFEDPDAALHLMSTWAYKELSRRLGGMRQEQMLRTGLNPVPENFASLTLTPQGIRINFQPYQVAPWAAGAQKVDMPLDQLLPASPLLRLWGR